The nucleotide sequence ttcaactaaaatctgatttctcttaataaaaaatgattaataacaaaatcaacaaaagagaaagatataTACATTGTGTAATAGAATTTGTAGGAACATAAGTTGAGGAAACAGAGAGAACGAGGAGGAGTAGAGAGATCATGGTGGCGAAAAAAGTCATTGTTTGATACTCTGTTTTGATCTTAGATAAGaattgagagagaagaaattgaaaaacGGTGGTACAATGAGTGAAATGGCCCTGTTTAAATATTGGACATAGGTGTGTATGTATTTTGTCATATGTTTCTTTATGTAACTTGTAATTTTTGGTTCTTAAATGTAAGATCTTGCTCAGATtacttttgttatctttttgtaagagctttaattattattattatttttaaaaaaagtaaaaatcattTGCTTtgctagaaaaataaatgaaaaaggtagaaataatatttgtaacctCTTCTTCAACATACTTTCCTTAactttacccaaaaaaaacatactttccTTAAAGTGGAGGATCCGTAATGTTTTGATGCCATATTAATGTTTTGTGTAATAGTTGAAGGGAACTCTTGAGAACTTGATACGTCATCAAgatacattattatttatttatttgtttagttaaaataataattaaaccatCCACTAActtctattaaatatataaattgatacTATATGATTTGTTAAGTGCatatataaattagttaatcttaaacttaattaatattaaatcttTATAAAAGTATGCATAAAGATTAAAAtcaagagattttaatttaagttaATTTCATTAAAGTATAAACCTTAAATACtatgttaataaaatttatttcatatttttcttgtatatatatgtaattaatagcaaatatatataatatttgtaatacgtagactatttttaatatatttgtacaGTACATATGTATTTATACCATATTTCTGTATTTATAcattaatttgtatttattaattttaatttataattatcagttttttaaatgaattgatatattaaaaatatcatattttattttattatgtgaaatcataatacaaaaaacttatattacaatgtaaaaataaaatatgcatGTGTTCCCTTTCCTTCGCTGGAGCCGACAATAAGAGGCCCATCGAAGGACCATTGGAGATCATCGATGCGACCAGCAAGGACTCTAAACTCGTTCTTCAGAACGAAACCGATGTGCGAACTCGTTATTAAGCGGAAGCGATACATATACACTCGTCGTTGGTAGAGTAGCTAGCCATGATAACAATTAACAGCACAACCGTGTTCTTCATATACACGTATGTCTTGGGTCTCCGAATGAAGAAGATCGATGGTCTAATTAGAAAatcgattgaagaagatgagaagatgaagagtGAAAGAGACGACTAAGAGGAGATTAGAAgaacatattaaaaactaaaaagggtTAAATTTGTGATCGTTAGATTCATTTTAATCAACGGTTTATATTAGAAACAATGTGATCCTTAATTTAATGGTTTAGTCAGTGAAATAACGAAGAGAGGTTAGAATTTGTGTCCCTCAGATTCACTCAGATCCTATGGTTTGAGAATATGTCACGTCAGCTATCTGAATGTTCCCTTCCCATTGGCTCTcgttttatgtatatttttttatcctattttagtcttttttcttaatttaattttaaaaaaaatactattatcaAATGAAAATGTgttataataatgaaaatatgatcttaatatttttttaacaaatatctcaatttataagtaattttttttacaaataaaaccaTAACGCACAATGTAAACTATTAATGAAAGAAGGCTTACaactaaacaatttttataattaatttgtatatttataatattatatttattcctattgatatgttattataattacaaaatactttttagtctcattttatattgttatataattaataaaatacatcTTAATGTTGaactttaaaccctaaaccctataccctaaaccataaaattttaaaacacaattcactatttttcaaataacaaagtaatatacaaaaaaacatttaaaactttttacttaaattttatttacgaATTATGAACATATGagacattaatatatataaatatatatatatatatattatgatacatTAATTTATTCCATTGttacttgtattttttttatatgtcaaaGCTACATAactattttggtttcttttttttgtaacaacagaaaatttaaacatttcatCAATCAATAAGATTTTAACAAATCCAAGTTATCTACTCTAAATTGAGGAAGGAGAGAAAAATAGTCCATCAAATATGTAGTAAGGTGTAGTGTAAATTATACGATTAATAAACTTCAAAGACTAACATGTagtattttaatgattttttggttaaaggcTAATTGCGAACATGTAGTATTTTTCACAAGTGCCAATCATTCTTTTTTAGATAAATATTGGtaaaatgttatttacaaaaaaaaaaagataccaaAGAAACTAACGACATTTTGAgaatatatacaagaaaaaaaccaacaagtgtatatttatagtattatataatCAACTACATCTTGAGTAATTTTGCAAACTTATTGTGAGTTTTGCAGAGAGATGTCATGATCACAAATGGTTAAATGATTTCAAGGACCTAACAGACTTGGTTAAATGGTTAAATGGCTATAACACATTTGGCAAATTTGATGATTCCTACTTTGGATACTGGCCAGAGATCGCACATCTTAGTCAATCGTCTCAATCTATCACTGGATTCATCATTGCAAATAATGGATGCAAGCCCGGAGTCACTCCAAGGTGGGATTTCTGTGAGCTTTGCGCGTGAACCAGGCGTGGCTGAAGGAGTTACTCGAGAATGGTTCCAACTTTTGTTCAAAGCCTTAAATTTTGTGGATTATCTagtttttttactaataattacaaagaaaatctaaaaactagTTTCCTTGATAgggaatttatttattttaaaatcttgtttagagagaaaatgagtttctaaaaaacaaaatctaataacTATCGTAAAATCTACCACCATTGAAGGCCTAAATTTAACCCAATAAATACTACATATTtagtgggggttattggtttgagatttgaatagagttttaaagatttaaaatgttatgtaaaatccgttgttattagatcaagattttgttaaactctcttaaagtttagtgttattagtttgtgatttgtaaaaaatcatttaaaattttaacaaatttgcgttattggattcagactttaataaaatcattaaaggttttgtattattcaattaaaacaaaagaatatagggttgttataataaattcaattattatgttattgattcatgattttcaactttttctttacaaaataaagtcatggaaaatattaaaaaaatataggaatTGTTTGGAacactttacaagattttagaaaactaattaagaaaactctctctaccaatctttaacaattttttaataattttgttgaactcttcaaaaaattttataaattagaattcaaTACCAACTTTTGTCTGAACCGAATGCTAAACAAAACTGAACTGGAATTTTGTTCGGTTTTATTCGGCATAATATTTCCTAAACCgaagaaacaaaatgttttgaCCCGAACTAACCGAGTTTTCacaaaacttgttttcttctttctgaatgtcaaaaaagtcaaaactatgAATTCTTTCCAATAAGAAAGAGTGAAGACAAAATTGATGTAATAAAAATAGTGAAGAATGTCACATATTTTCGATATCTTTCAAGATCGAATCAATATCAGGAGTCAAAACTGCATGCTTGTATACATCTCCAACCAGACAACAGTTCTTCTGCTCTGTGTTAACCACCATCACATCTTGTGCAAACTCGCTCTTCAACCCCGGACTTACCTATACACACCATCCGAAATCCGAATTAGTCTTTTACTACGACCATTATGGTTTTAACTTTTCCTGTATCCGGCAATTCGATTTTTCTAATACCAAAAGACATGAACCTAACATCCCCCTACTAGATATTATTAGCCTAGTGCTATGCTAATAGAATGATGTATAAGTAAAACCAAAGGGGTATGAGAAATCACTCACGTCATAAAGCACTTCACCGAGTTTCATCTTGACGGCACCACTTTTGTAGACTAGTAGTTTGCCCATGAAACCTTCTGGCAAGGCTTTTAAATCCACAGTCTTCTTAACAGGGCCTTTGATATTTGGCTTTCCTTCACGGTtttctgttgttgctgctgatgcCATAGGAACAGAAGGTAACTTCATAAAAAACATTTTCTGTTCTCCACTATCTTCCTGCCAAAATGTAATCCACACAATATGTAAGTAACTACAGAGTTTCTAGAGttttttgcttctctaattCTTATTTGTGATGTCACTAACCATTAGACCGAGACTAGCGGCTGAGTTAAGTGAATCTTCAATATTTCCCGGAGCCTGCATAAATTCCTCTACGTCAAGACGCTCTGCAATAAGGAGCAACATTGTCAAACCTAAGCTCATGGTAATCAAGAATCTGTTTTTTCACAAAACTGTttactttttcttctcaagCAAATCAATATATACATACCTGGATCGCCTGCATACGGTGTCCTCAACGGAAGTGTAATCGGGTAATAACTGTAATAATCCTGTGAGACAATCCAAGAATTAAAATTACACATCAACATTATCGGGTATATTAGTTCGAGATATAACATTAGGGACAGGGTACTGTTGTACTGACCCATGGTTCTTTATACTCTATCTCCTGAGTAGAGGTTGAGCCATAAGCACCAGCTGCACAAGAAACATCATGTATCAAATGGGTTCTGATCATAATAACCAAAGTTTTATTAAGAAATCATAATCAAGAAATCGTACTTGATCCACTGAGGTACTTGTTTGATCTCGTCGAATTCACCACTCCACCCATCCAAGCAACTTGAGAAGCAGAAACTGTAAAATCCACGCCAAAAACTCAACCAATGTGTACGAtactttgatgttttttttcacAACTAAGTAATGGCGCAAACAGAGCAAAGATAACAGTCTAAGTTTCAAGTCAAAGATACTACCTTTCTTGTCCCCTTTTGGCTTGCGCAATGATCTTTCCTAAGACAAACAAAAGTAAACTGAAGAAAGTgagaagaaccaaaaaagagtaaaaacgcTAATTCACTCACgacgacaaaaaaaacttacagttACTCTGCGTAGCAATTCCATTGCTTGTGCACTACTACTTTCATTCTCAACCACTTCACTGCATTCAGAATTCATAAAGTTCAGAAGCAAATTTCACCAAAGTATATACTAATCAGATCAGTCATCAGTGTAACTTACGGTTTAACTTCAGGCTTTGGCACACGTTTTGGGGGAGCTTTTGGGGCAAATTTCATCTACAGAAGAACTCAAAAACGTAAATTTACCAGAGccaa is from Camelina sativa cultivar DH55 chromosome 20, Cs, whole genome shotgun sequence and encodes:
- the LOC104769122 gene encoding uncharacterized protein LOC104769122 yields the protein MEQKPPARKMKFAPKAPPKRVPKPEVKPEVVENESSSAQAMELLRRVTERSLRKPKGDKKVSASQVAWMGGVVNSTRSNKYLSGSTGAYGSTSTQEIEYKEPWDYYSYYPITLPLRTPYAGDPERLDVEEFMQAPGNIEDSLNSAASLGLMEDSGEQKMFFMKLPSVPMASAATTENREGKPNIKGPVKKTVDLKALPEGFMGKLLVYKSGAVKMKLGEVLYDVSPGLKSEFAQDVMVVNTEQKNCCLVGDVYKHAVLTPDIDSILKDIENM